TGAAGAGGAGACGAAAGACATGAAAATAGTACACATCTCGGACATCCATGTGGTGGAACCGCACTTCCTGCCCGATCTGGCTGAGAAAGTGATAGAAAAGATAAATGAGATAGAGCCGGAAATCGTGGTCGTTACCGGTGATTTAACAGAGAATGGCTATCCTTTCGAGTTTGAGCGCGCTAAAGGCTATATCGAGCGGATAGAATGCAGGGTGAAGGTGGTGATACCGGGCAACCATGATGCGAGGAACGTTGGCTACCTCGCTTTCGAAGAGATTTTCGGTCCCAGGTCAAAAGTAGAGCGATATGGAGGGATAACGGTTGTTGGTGTTGATTCCACACAGCCAGACCTTGATGATGGACACGTGGGCAGGGAGAAATATGAATGGATAGAGAAGTGCCTGAAAACCAGCGATTTTAAGGTGGTGGCTCTCCATCACCATTTAATTCCCGTTCCTAAAACAGGACGAGAAAGAAACATACCGATGGATGCCGGCGATGTTCTCGAATTGCTTATCCGATGCGGGACAGACCTCGTGCTCTGCGGTCATAAACACGTGCCGTGGATATGGAACTTGAATGGAATGATAATAGTAAATGCGGGTACGGCATGCACGAACCGCACGAAATGGAATATCCCACAATCGTTCAACTTGATCGAAATAGACGAACCGGAAAAGGAAAACGGAACAATCAGGATATACCGGATATATTCAAGAGGAGGAGAGGAACTGGTGTTAGAGAAAAGAAGAGTAAAGAAATGAAATGAGTGCCCTGGAGTATATTGCAGG
The DNA window shown above is from Methanophagales archaeon and carries:
- a CDS encoding metallophosphoesterase, with protein sequence MRCTAGGGEEETKDMKIVHISDIHVVEPHFLPDLAEKVIEKINEIEPEIVVVTGDLTENGYPFEFERAKGYIERIECRVKVVIPGNHDARNVGYLAFEEIFGPRSKVERYGGITVVGVDSTQPDLDDGHVGREKYEWIEKCLKTSDFKVVALHHHLIPVPKTGRERNIPMDAGDVLELLIRCGTDLVLCGHKHVPWIWNLNGMIIVNAGTACTNRTKWNIPQSFNLIEIDEPEKENGTIRIYRIYSRGGEELVLEKRRVKK